The following nucleotide sequence is from Triticum dicoccoides isolate Atlit2015 ecotype Zavitan chromosome 7B, WEW_v2.0, whole genome shotgun sequence.
ATGAAACAAACGAGGACTTCTGCCCCTGTGCGCTGGCCCGGGCCGTTAGTGCAGGCGTTTCAGTTAGTGCTGCATCCTACCCTGTGAAGGCCCAAGTCTAGTTGTTTTCTTTCAAAGAAGGCCCAAATAGAGTTATACAAGTAAAGGAATAGTATGTTGTTTAAGGGCCGAGCCATGGGTGCAACATTTTATTCAGCCCAACAAGCAGTAGGTCATGTTCTTCAGGAAAAAAATATGTTCAGCCTCTTCTTAAAAAAAAAGTTCAGCCTGTCACGAGGCCCTAGCTTTGGACACTGGTCTGATGTCATCTCATGTCATAACTCGTAAACTCATAATTTCTTCGAAATGTAAGGGCGTTGTTAATGATATCAAGCAGGAATCAGGAGGAACTTATGCTAGTATTGTGAAGGAGATCAGATCAACTTGGCTGCAGTTACATCAATGCACCTTCGTCTTCGAAGGCCGCTTTGAGGCACATAGCCTTGCCAAGCATGCTTTCGGTCTTGATGTGCGGCGCCATTTGTGGCTGCTCAATCCAGCCACTTACATTGTATCCCAATGAACGTTATTGAGTAATACAATGAGTGTGTTTGGACTAAAAAAAGCCTTTTGGGATGCTTAACAAGaaagtaaataaataattaataataaTAGCAAACCGGTACAAGGTGTGAAGCATGGCCGAAATACCCATTGTTATGTGCAAATCAACAATAATAAATTTGAATGTAATGCCCGCACAGCAATACCGAATTAGGCGGTGCAAATTACAATTTGCTCTATTTGTTAATTGTCACGTGGCAAAAGTTCTTCCATCTGCTATCACTAAAAGTGTGCTGAGCGCACAAATGTGGTAAGGTGGGCGCCGGGATAACATGATAGCCATCCAAAGACTGCTTCCATTACATTCCAAAATGGAATGAGCACTTTGCACCCACCTTTTTTTGCTCAATTTTAAACAGAACCAACCTACACTTATTGTCCAAGTAAAGAAAATGTTATCCGAGTTCACTGCAGTTGTCCTGTGACAATACAAACAACAGTAGGAATATAACAAATAAAGCAAACCATAATGGTAATAAATAATTATAAAGAGGCCAGAAGAGCAATAAAAATTCTTCGGACGCACACAAGGGGGGAGAACTAGAACCCCTCTCGTCTCAGAGCTAAGGAGAGTGGTGCGTTGACCGAATGTTGCGACCACGTAGGCTCAAACTCCATGGATCAGGGCTTATCATCATGTCCTACCCATCAGGGATTACCTCGGTTCAAGACGGTGGTTGCTGTCTTGCTGACAGAAGGCACTTTATCCCAGCAAAGCACTAGGGAAAAGTGGCAAGATAGGTTAGTCTGAACAAAAACACAAAAAGTTAATTCTCCACCGACGAAACTCCGTTTCTTTCTTTTTACAGACACACACAAAAAGGCCCAAGAGCATTTATAGGTTTGGATCGATCATGTACATAGCTAGGTATACACATACACACAGAGTAGACGAAATGTGCAGAGGTTTGATTAATTTTCTCCTAAATTTGTACTGCCAAAATGCGCTTTTGCTCTGCGTCTTGGGCTGTCCGATCCCCTTTCAGAACTGGGTGGATGCGGTTCGCCGTAGAGAGCTCTTGGTGGGCAGGATCAGGGCGGCCACCTCCCGCTTCAGCTGCCGATCAGATTGCAGAATCAAAGGACAATTAAGTGTGGTCAGATTACAGAACCGAAGGATTATATGTTGCTAATTGAAGAGAGTAATTTTAAGATGCTCCTTGTTATCCCTTCTTTTCGCATGACAGGTAAGAGTACATAATTTTAGCATTTGGATGTAATATGTTGCAGAGGTTATGGAAAACTTATAAGATAAGCGTCTCTAAGCAGATAAATGAGAAGCAAGAGAAGATCACTTTGAGTTGCACTGGTGAGGTAATTTTTTGCAGTTTCATAAAGTACAATTTGGCGGTGTTCAGAAAttaactacttcctccgtcccacaatgtaagacGTTTTACAAGGGACGGAGAGAGTAATAATTGGTTGAGTGCTGCGTGGGTACCTCTTTGCACTGTTTCTTCAGCTTGAGGTTGTCATCCACCAGACGTCGAACCTCCTTCTCGAGTTCCTCCACATATGCCTGCAAGTGCATTATTTACTTCACTAATCAGTGTTAATTCCTGCTAAAAGCTTGCAAATCTTGCAGAATACTAGTGCTCCTGCGGGCAATTGTGGTTTGATTTCAGGTGTATGCCTACTTGTGCCGCACTAGCTAGCACTTTAGATAAGAACATGCATGAGAGAAAGCCATAGAGAATTATTGGTTCATTTGAAGTTGTTATCTTCTGCGAAGTCTTGTCAACGTAATCATGAGCACATGAAGACAAAGTTAATTTGGAGCAGTTAGTTGGATGGATGTCAGCAGCTGAACTGACACCGCTCTATCGATGTCTACGGTGATGTGCTGCTGAACAGAGCCGTGGAATATAGTTTGGTTTTGGGCTTTTTAATATAACTTAAAGTGCACATATGTGTTGTTAATATATCTTAATCAAGATGTTGCTTTTCAACCGGAAATGCAATTTGGCTCCCGGGAGCGCATGCTCCAGCCTgtagaaaatgatttttgaaatgtcaaaaaaaCCACAACAAATCCCCAGAGTTTACTTACTTTTATCTTGTAACAGCCTGGATGTTTATGTATTGATGTCTATATCCAGCTGATCACAAACTTCCAAGATGCAAGGATATATATGCCGTCCAAGAGATGTATATTGTTCCTTCTGTTGTTCTTTTGCTAGAGTTGGATTAGGTCGACGAACTCGCTTGTTTTCTTAAAGCTATATTTTCTAGGGCCTACTGGGGTTTATATTGAAATCAAGATTCTGTATTAGGTGAAAGCAGAGCACTAATCACAGAAGGGATATATATTTTTAGCCCATGTTGACCAAAAAATATTTGCGTGAATGCAACATGATGCGAGACAGAAAGAGATGCCACATTCCATTTGCCTTTCGGGCTGCCTTTCAACACATTGACCAAACTTAGTCACTAGTTGAGAGTTTGTCCGGAGACACTTATCTTTTGCTACGAAGTTGATAAGTTCCCACGCGAATTCAAACATTTATAGCTAGTGAATCCTCTTTTTCTTAAAAAAAAGGGACTAGTGAATCTCTTGGTGTAACATAGTCAAAATTTCACCCAGGTTTACCTGGAGTTAAAAGGTTTATTGAACTAGAAGATCCAAGGTTTGAACTTGTAAATAAGAATCCGAATTTTGAAACCAAAAGAAGAATCAAATTTTGAGCAAATGATAGAATTCCTTCTGCAATTCTATACTTATATACGAAGGAATGTGGGTATTCGTGTACGTACCCTCTTCCTGGCCCTGGAGCGCAGGGCAGACTCCCTGTTGCGCATCATCCGGACCGTCCTCCGGTCGTCGCCGCCACTGCTGCCACCCTGCTGCTGCAGCTCCATGTCGACCTCATCACCGCCGGCGAACCCACCAAACGAGACAGGCGTGGACGGCAGCGAGCGCGCGCCGGCCAGGAGGTGGAGGTCGGCATCGTCATCCCGCAGGCCGGAGATGGAGAAGAGGGAGCTACACccgctcatgaggctcagctgcggGCTCTCCGGCCCCCTCCACGCCGcggccgctgccgccgccatctcGTAGTgcccgttgccgccgccgccgagccggtAGTTCGCCATGGGAGCCGGAACTCAAGACACCTAGATCGATTGATCGACCTGATCGAGCAACCGATGCCAAGAACCAACTACCAGTGGTGCTGCTTTTTTGTGCTGGGTGGGTGCTGGGTTAAGCTAAACTAAGCTGCTTTGTTCGATCCACGTATCCACATATCTATCTATCCAGCTTTTGCTCCCATATATatcatgctgctgctgctggtgtgcTGGCTGTGCTGGCTCTCAGGGTCAGGGACCAATGTTCCACTAGCGTAGCTAGCTGGGCTGTAAGATTGTGAGGAGGGTGATGGGTAGAACTACAAATATATACTCGCTGGCTGATGCAGCTGCCTGGCCGAGCTGTCGAATGCCTACCTGattaattagctagctagctagctaggtctCTCTCTACTCTCTAAGACTAGGACTCCATGCGATTAATTAATTGTTAATCATTACTCCTACTGTAGTGATCTCAACTCTCTTATATTattttttacagagggagtagttgttttCATTCTTTATTTTTTGGGTATTATCTCCACACAAAAAATGTGATAAGACAGGGATGTTGTCTTGATTTTTGGGAGGCAGGCAGTTGACTAAACACACTCGGTGATGAGGCTGCGTAGCCATGCTGTCGAACGGCTACGTGCTTAGCCGGGTCCCCCTGTGTCGTTAACAGTTGATAATGCATTTTTTACTCTGTTATCCATTTAAAAGAGAGGTTTGTGAGATCGACAGAGAGTTGCGTGTGTACATTTTTCCTGACAGTGCCAGTTAATCATGGACGATTATCTACGTAATTATATATTGCTTGCAGTTCTAGGTTTCATCTTGGAGGCTAGATGCGACCGGCGTATGATGCCGCCTACATGGGCGATCGACGGCGATCGCCCAATCTATCCACACACACCGTACGTGCGCGACGGTGACAGTAAAGTTGGCACGTCCGAAAAATGGGAAGCTGAAGAGATTTTTTGAGAGCACGTGTGAAATGGAGATGAAATCAGATGCACAGCTACGACGGATGGCCATGAGATATATGGGCAATCTTGTCCTTAACCTCGGACTGAGAGACAGCCAATTGAGTAAATTGATTGATGCCATGCCAcgacaacacagaagaaagaggagtaaatagcataacactactactttacaggccatggttccaaaaaactaccggtttttattttttttctcagaTAACTTCCAAGTCAGGCGTTGGATGTTTCAAAAACCCTAAacactcgttgctagcgatttaaatCGTTTTATGGCAGGTCGCGCGCCCACTCATAAACAATCTGTTGGTTTGACCGTTAACTTACATGTGGGACTCACGTGTAagttgcctcttcttcctcttatttTCTCTTCTCTCCTCCTGTCTCtgtctttttcctctccccctcccgacaaccaccacccaccgacggccACCTCCACCATCCATCGCGCGCTAAGACAAGCTCGACTGCAGGAACGAACGCCGCGCGGAGGGCAGCCGCATCGAGGGGCACGGGCCGCCGCCAGCCGCGCGCCATGGCTAGGAGCAACGGCAGCTGTCGGCAAGGAGCTCCTCCACCTAGCCCGGCGCCCGACTAGAGAACCCCGCCTTCGCGACGAGGAATGCGGCGGCCACGCCGTCTCCTTTCGCTTGGTCGGCGACCTGGACGCCGGCGAGCTGCTCCTCGATGCCGCCGCGAGCTCCGGCGTGGCCGTAGACCTGTAGGACGTGCTCGGGCGCTTTTTCTTTGACAAAGTCTATGGCGTGACATTCGGCGTCGAGAGCTCCACTCTGCTCGAGCTCGAGGTAGGGGATTGCCGCAGCTGGAGGCATGAGGCGTTCTTCGCGGCGTTCGACAACGTCGTCGAGATCTCCTTCGCGCGGCGGGTGGAGTGCGGCGGTCGACGGCGACCACGCCGGCGATGGTGGAGCGCTGCAGGCCGGCGACCCTCACGGCGGCTGCTGGCGCACGGCCACGGGAGGGATCCGATTGCTTTTTTCAAAAGTTTGCATGGACCCAGTTGCATTTTTGGAAGTTTACAGGGGCCGtggcatttttgaaaagtttgcagacactgacatgtgggacccacatgtcagttaacGGTGAAACAAATGGTCAAATAGACGGATCGTTTAGGTGCGGGCCTGACCTGTCATAAACCATGTTTAGTTTTTTAACAACGAagattttggatttttttttgaaacagccgaccaccCATTTGGTAGTTATCTGAGGAAAAATAAAAATCGATAGTTTTTTGACAacctagcctgtaaagtagtagttttatgctatttactcaagAAAGAGAGATATGCTTAAAGTTGTAATCAGGCCGTAGGATCACTGCTAATGCTATGGAAATGGTCGTCCGTGGTCACATATCACTGACGGGCCACACATACCCCGTCAGTGGTATCAACAAGACCGACGACTGGGTGGTTAGTTGTGCTGTCGAGTAGTTACATGCTTAGCCAGGTCCGCGTATGTAGTTAATCATGATTGGTTGTATTTTTTTTTGTTATATCCTATAATAAAAGAAGTTTGTGAGAAAGAGTTTTGTGTTGTTTTTATTGTCTGATGATGACAGTCATTTTATTGTATATCTAAGAAAAGTAATAAGGAATACAAAGCAGCGGGTTGGGGCTAGGATATGACAACTATTCTGTACATTATAAACAAGCCCCTACATAAACAAAAAATTGTACAAAATTCCACACGAAGCACCCTCCTCAACCTCGCCGTCTTCTCCTTCTACCGCGCTCCCTCCTCCCATCTCCATAGCAACACCCGCAGAAGGAAGGCATAAACTCATCATCATCCGTCAAGCCTGCCCAGGTAGTGGCCACCATTGGATTTGAACCATCCCGGAGGGTGTGATCGTGATCAAAGAGAAAGAACATCAACCAAGAATCTACCCATGCACAACAGACCACCCTCCACCCTCACCGTACGAAAGAGGAATAGGAGCACAAACAACCTCGACGACAATGAAGAAACAACCATATCTCGGTGGGAACAAGATCCTCTAACATTGTGAAGGGATGTCACGTAAGCTACAGTAACCGTGACATCCCTTCTTCGCATTCATATGATTAAGGCTAAAATGACATGAATTAATTTACAAATTACAAATATACTGTATACATCTACAAAAGTTACGTACAAACAAAATTATGGTGCAATAAAATCATTTTCAGATTTATTTTTTATGAACAGTAACTGCATACAGTACCGGTCGCTACAGTGCCCGTCACATCCCTTCACAGTTTTACACTGGACTGTCACTGTAGCTTCGTGACATCCCTTCTTGATGTTAGAGGATAGCCATGCTGTCGAACGGCTACGTGCTTAGCCGGGTCTCCCTGTGTCGTTAACAGTGGATAATACATTTTTTACTCTGTTATCCATTTAAAAGAGAGCTTTGTGAGATCGACAGAGAGTTGCGTGTGTAGATTTTTCCTGACAGTGCCGGTTAATCATGGACGATTATCTATGTAATTGTATATTGCAGTTGGAGGTTTCATCTTGGAGGCGTGATGCGACCGGAGGTCCCGACGGCGGAAGATGCCGGCCCGGCGATCCACGGTGATCGGCTGATCTATCTACACACTGTGCGCAGCGATGATGACGCAGATTAGCCGCAGCTCTGCGCGCAGGCACAGTAAGTTGGCACGTCCGAAAAGTGGGAAGCTGAAGAGATTTTTCAAGAGCGTGTGTGAAATGGAATTGGAATTGGATGAGCGACGGACAGCCACATATACGTGCAATCTTGTGGTTAACCTCGGACAGATAGGCAGCAAATTGATGTCATGACGTATCATGATAAAACAAGAGAAATGTATGTTTTTGGTCCCTCAAGTTTCCAAAACATATAGACTTGGCCCCTCAAGATTTTTTTGGTACAAATTTGGTCCTTCAAGTATCGAAACCGGGTAAGTTTTGTCCAAAACCAGATTTTTGACCGGGTTTGACCGCCCAGATTTTGATCGGGTCTGAccggatgaacagtaaattcaaaaaaaaatcaaaaagatcTGAATTTTTTTGCCACCCAATATGCTTACATGCGCGCCAATTTTCATGGTTTTTTGACACTCAATAAGCTCGTGGCAAAAAAAAATCTACTCTAGGTGAATAGTAAATTCGAAAACAATAGCAGAAAACTCAAAAATCCTGAAATTTTGGCAGCTTGGGTGTGTTACGTGCGTCCAATTTTTGTGTGAAATGACACGTGATGAGCTCtagcaaaaaaataaataaatttggtTATGGTTTGTGAGAGAAATTTTGTTCTTGTTGCTGCGAACTCCTCAAATGTCCAACGATGAAAAGTATTTGCAATCACCCTACGCACAGGAGCATATTGAATCCCAAAATATTTCAGAGTTTTCTAATCCTTTTtgctttttttttgaatttactgttttcCCATAGTAGATGTTTTGTGTTTTAAAAGCAACGGGCTCCTCGAGTATCAAAAGACCATGAAAATTGGCACGCACCTTTCGCATGTAAGCATATTAGATGGCAAAAAACTTCAgtttttttcgaatttactgttcatccCATCAAACTCAGTCAAAATCTGGGCGGTCAAAATGGTTAAAATCTGGTTTTAGACTAAACTTACCCGGTTTTGAGACTTGAAGGATCAAATGTGTACCTAAAAATCTTGACGGATCAAGTCTATACTTTTGGGAACTTGAGGGACAAAAACATACTTTTCTCAAATAAGAGATATCCTTGCAATCAGGCCGTAGGATCACTGCTACAG
It contains:
- the LOC119335281 gene encoding bZIP transcription factor 27-like, whose product is MANYRLGGGGNGHYEMAAAAAAAWRGPESPQLSLMSGCSSLFSISGLRDDDADLHLLAGARSLPSTPVSFGGFAGGDEVDMELQQQGGSSGGDDRRTVRMMRNRESALRSRARKRAYVEELEKEVRRLVDDNLKLKKQCKELKREVAALILPTKSSLRRTASTQF